In Thioclava sp. GXIMD2076, one DNA window encodes the following:
- the rocF gene encoding arginase codes for MSDTNTILIGAPVDCGKRGKGCLMGPDAYRVAGLREILTELGRDVRDLGNLGPGPLPEVTPDNDRIYKMAETVAWTRTLMETGREAAKLGFPIFMGGDHALAMGSVAGMIQHAADLGRSFYLLWLDAHSDFHSPQSSGSGNLHGTPVAYLTGREGFEGFPVLEHHLEPSHTCMIGLRSVDPAEKHALKKSPIRRYDMRAIDETGIAKPLGDFLAEVEAANGMLHVSLDVDFLDPSIAPAVGTTVPGGATFREAHLVMEMLHDSGLVTSLDLVELNPFMDERGKTAQLMVDLTASLFGRSVFDRPTLNHSRRY; via the coding sequence ATGTCTGATACCAATACCATCCTGATCGGTGCGCCGGTCGATTGCGGCAAGCGCGGCAAGGGCTGCCTGATGGGTCCGGATGCCTATCGTGTCGCGGGTCTCCGCGAGATCCTGACCGAACTGGGGCGCGATGTCCGGGATCTCGGCAATCTCGGCCCCGGCCCTCTGCCCGAAGTCACCCCCGACAACGACCGTATCTACAAGATGGCCGAAACGGTCGCGTGGACGCGGACCCTGATGGAGACCGGGCGCGAGGCGGCCAAGCTGGGCTTTCCCATCTTCATGGGCGGGGACCACGCACTGGCGATGGGCTCGGTTGCAGGAATGATCCAGCATGCCGCCGATCTGGGGCGGTCCTTCTATCTCCTCTGGCTTGATGCGCATTCCGATTTCCACAGCCCGCAAAGCTCGGGCTCGGGCAACCTGCATGGCACCCCTGTAGCCTATCTGACGGGGCGCGAGGGCTTCGAGGGGTTCCCCGTGCTCGAGCACCATCTCGAGCCCTCGCATACCTGTATGATCGGGCTGCGCTCGGTGGACCCCGCCGAGAAACACGCGCTGAAAAAGAGCCCGATCCGCCGCTATGATATGCGCGCCATCGACGAGACCGGCATCGCGAAGCCCCTGGGTGACTTTCTGGCCGAGGTCGAGGCCGCGAACGGCATGCTGCATGTCTCGCTCGATGTGGATTTCCTCGACCCTTCGATCGCGCCCGCCGTGGGCACCACCGTTCCGGGGGGCGCGACCTTCCGCGAGGCGCATCTGGTGATGGAGATGCTCCATGATAGCGGGTTGGTGACTTCGCTCGATCTGGTCGAGCTGAACCCGTTCATGGACGAGCGCGGCAAGACGGCGCAACTGATGGTGGATCTGACCGCCTCGCTTTTCGGCCGCTCGGTCTTCGACCGCCCCACCCTCAACCATTCCCGCCGCTACTGA
- a CDS encoding bile acid:sodium symporter family protein, with product MKSIAAFSQFVGRTFAFWTVLFAVLGFAFPEVFVQLKGLIVPLLGIIMFGMGLTISAQDFAEVAKRPVQVAVGVVSQFVIMPLIAVVLTLVVPMSPEVAAGVILVGCCPGGTSSNVMTYLAKGDLALSVACTSVTTILAPVVTPFLVFTFASTHLPVDGMAMFLSILKMVIFPLVLGILAQRFLPKLVTAAVPALPLVSVTGIVLIVAAVVAASKGAIVQSGVMIFGVVVLHNLLGYLIGYLAGRMTGMSLARRKAIAIEVGMQNSGLGAALATAYFSPLAAVPSAMFSVWHNISGALVANIMSRMTDDCAEAEPEAALR from the coding sequence ATGAAATCAATCGCCGCCTTCTCGCAGTTCGTGGGGCGAACCTTCGCGTTCTGGACTGTGCTTTTTGCCGTTCTGGGCTTTGCCTTCCCCGAGGTTTTCGTGCAGCTCAAAGGGCTTATCGTGCCGCTTCTGGGGATCATCATGTTCGGCATGGGGCTGACCATCTCGGCACAGGATTTTGCGGAAGTGGCCAAACGTCCGGTGCAGGTGGCGGTCGGTGTGGTGTCGCAATTCGTCATCATGCCGCTTATTGCAGTGGTGCTGACGCTGGTGGTGCCGATGTCGCCGGAAGTGGCGGCCGGTGTGATCCTTGTCGGTTGCTGCCCGGGGGGGACCTCGTCGAACGTGATGACCTATCTTGCCAAGGGTGATCTGGCGCTGTCGGTGGCCTGCACCTCCGTGACCACGATTCTGGCACCGGTGGTCACGCCCTTCCTCGTCTTCACCTTCGCCTCGACCCACCTGCCGGTGGACGGGATGGCGATGTTCCTGTCGATCCTGAAAATGGTGATTTTCCCGCTCGTGCTGGGGATCCTCGCGCAGAGATTCCTGCCCAAGCTGGTAACCGCGGCTGTGCCCGCACTGCCGCTGGTCTCGGTTACGGGGATCGTGCTGATCGTGGCGGCTGTCGTTGCCGCCTCCAAAGGCGCCATCGTTCAATCGGGGGTGATGATCTTTGGCGTCGTTGTGCTGCATAACCTGCTGGGATATCTGATCGGCTATCTGGCAGGGCGTATGACCGGCATGAGCCTTGCACGCCGCAAGGCGATCGCCATCGAGGTGGGGATGCAGAATTCGGGTCTGGGGGCGGCACTTGCGACCGCCTATTTCTCCCCCTTGGCGGCAGTGCCGTCGGCCATGTTCTCGGTCTGGCACAATATCTCGGGCGCGCTGGTCGCCAATATCATGTCGCGGATGACAGATGATTGCGCCGAGGCGGAGCCGGAAGCCGCATTGCGTTAA